From a single Candidatus Brevundimonas phytovorans genomic region:
- a CDS encoding enoyl-CoA hydratase-related protein encodes MSLVQVENDGGVAVVKLNRPEKHNALNAEMMVRLAEAWDQIAQDDSVRVVLLTGTGDRAFCAGADLGSLAPLATGAKAPDTAYEQRWVDEHQSLVDRALLRHTDFLKPVVAGVNGLAVAAGFELMLGADIRVASTASTFQLSEVRHGLIPSGGSLARLPRQIGWTNAMEIILAASVIEADRALTMGLINRVVAPEDVRATARDLCDRIAEGAPLALSKAKEAILRSSGCDLPGAFQIEEECQAVVMASEDAREGPRAFMERRAPLFVGR; translated from the coding sequence ATGTCTCTTGTTCAGGTCGAGAACGACGGCGGAGTGGCGGTTGTGAAGCTCAACCGGCCAGAGAAGCACAACGCCCTGAACGCCGAGATGATGGTCCGCCTGGCCGAGGCTTGGGACCAGATCGCACAGGACGATAGCGTCAGAGTGGTGCTGCTGACCGGAACGGGCGACCGGGCCTTTTGCGCCGGGGCCGACCTGGGTTCGTTGGCGCCGTTGGCGACAGGGGCGAAGGCGCCCGATACGGCCTACGAACAGCGCTGGGTCGATGAGCACCAGTCTTTGGTGGACCGCGCCCTGCTGCGCCACACCGACTTTCTCAAGCCCGTGGTGGCGGGGGTTAACGGACTGGCGGTGGCCGCCGGGTTCGAGCTGATGCTGGGCGCGGACATCCGCGTGGCGTCGACGGCCTCGACCTTTCAGTTGAGCGAGGTGCGGCACGGCCTGATCCCCAGCGGCGGATCTCTGGCGCGCCTGCCGCGTCAGATCGGCTGGACGAACGCCATGGAGATCATCCTGGCGGCCAGCGTCATCGAGGCTGACCGCGCCCTGACGATGGGTCTGATTAATCGCGTCGTAGCCCCCGAGGATGTGCGCGCCACGGCCAGGGATCTTTGCGACCGGATTGCCGAAGGGGCGCCTCTGGCTCTGAGCAAGGCCAAGGAGGCGATTCTGCGCTCCAGCGGTTGCGACCTGCCTGGGGCCTTTCAGATCGAAGAAGAATGTCAGGCCGTGGTCATGGCCAGCGAGGATGCGCGCGAGGGGCCGCGGGCCTTCATGGAACGCCGCGCGCCCCTGTTTGTGGGTCGCTAG
- a CDS encoding SDR family NAD(P)-dependent oxidoreductase — protein sequence MRRGVVVTGGSRGIGLATARLFQSLGYEVISLSRSAPPTAEIEHLAGDITDLGSVERGAEVLIQRVADWDQTVLIHNAAIHRHDTVATLSPRDFLAVLSANLAAPQALNQALTPMMKPGSSILYVGSTLAEKAVPGAASYVASKHGMVGLMRATCQDLAGSGVHTACICPGFTDTEMLRAHVGDAVEAITGMVTAGRLLKPEEIAELIRVCADSPALNGAVLHANLGQIER from the coding sequence ATGAGGCGCGGCGTCGTCGTGACCGGCGGCAGCCGCGGCATCGGTCTGGCCACGGCGCGGCTGTTCCAGAGCCTCGGTTATGAGGTGATCAGCCTGTCACGATCAGCGCCGCCGACTGCGGAGATCGAACATCTGGCCGGCGACATCACCGACCTGGGCTCGGTCGAGCGCGGGGCAGAGGTCCTGATTCAGCGCGTGGCCGACTGGGACCAGACGGTCCTGATTCACAACGCCGCCATCCATCGGCATGACACCGTCGCCACCTTGTCGCCCCGCGATTTTCTGGCCGTGCTCAGCGCCAATCTGGCGGCGCCCCAGGCCCTGAACCAGGCTCTGACCCCGATGATGAAGCCGGGGTCCTCCATCCTCTATGTCGGCTCGACCCTGGCGGAGAAGGCGGTGCCGGGCGCCGCCTCCTATGTCGCCAGCAAGCACGGCATGGTCGGCCTGATGCGGGCGACCTGTCAGGATCTGGCGGGCAGCGGCGTCCACACCGCCTGCATCTGCCCCGGCTTCACCGACACGGAAATGCTGCGCGCCCACGTGGGCGACGCGGTGGAGGCGATCACCGGCATGGTGACGGCGGGTCGCCTGCTGAAGCCCGAGGAGATCGCCGAGCTGATCCGCGTCTGCGCCGACAGTCCGGCCCTGAACGGGGCCGTTCTGCACGCCAACCTGGGCCAGATCGAACGGTGA
- a CDS encoding Rieske 2Fe-2S domain-containing protein, with product MVDRFPMPIPFGWFFVSYSNELEVGDVKPVRYFGEDLVLYRTEGGVAGLAEAYCPHLGAHIGHGGVVEGETIRCPFHSWAFDLSGACKEIPYSRIIPPAARKPGCLKTYPITETNGVVWAWHHPQGVAPMFEVEVLDEVSSPDWGAPIRYEWTFDSNPQEIAENGVDLAHFKYVHKMDAVPEGESHYEGHIRRSLAAGQRTMELPDGTVRTLDTEVRTLQTGAGQKSTRFKGMADLLLQVLATPVEHDKVELRFEFRHPKFPEGAPENEMIRRSIAGIIGQSGVEGDIPIWHTKIHRVRPLLCDGDGPVLRFREYFEQFYQFDGDPAARVAAE from the coding sequence ATGGTCGACCGGTTCCCCATGCCGATTCCGTTCGGTTGGTTCTTTGTCTCCTATTCGAATGAGTTGGAGGTCGGCGACGTCAAGCCGGTCCGCTATTTCGGCGAGGATCTGGTGCTGTATCGCACCGAGGGCGGCGTCGCCGGTCTGGCCGAGGCCTATTGTCCGCATCTGGGTGCCCACATCGGTCACGGCGGGGTCGTCGAGGGCGAGACCATTCGCTGCCCCTTCCACTCCTGGGCCTTCGACCTGAGCGGCGCCTGCAAGGAGATCCCCTATTCGCGGATCATTCCGCCGGCGGCGCGCAAGCCGGGCTGCCTGAAGACCTATCCGATCACCGAGACCAACGGCGTGGTCTGGGCCTGGCATCACCCGCAGGGCGTGGCGCCGATGTTCGAGGTCGAGGTGCTGGACGAGGTGTCATCGCCCGACTGGGGCGCGCCGATCCGTTATGAGTGGACCTTCGACAGCAATCCGCAGGAGATCGCCGAGAACGGCGTCGACCTGGCCCACTTCAAGTACGTGCACAAGATGGACGCGGTGCCCGAGGGCGAGAGCCACTATGAGGGCCACATCCGCCGCAGCCTGGCCGCCGGCCAGCGCACGATGGAGCTGCCGGACGGCACGGTCCGCACCCTGGATACCGAGGTCCGCACATTGCAGACCGGCGCGGGTCAGAAGTCGACCCGTTTCAAGGGCATGGCTGACCTTCTGCTCCAGGTCCTGGCCACCCCGGTCGAGCATGACAAGGTCGAGCTACGATTCGAATTCCGCCATCCGAAGTTCCCGGAAGGCGCGCCCGAGAATGAGATGATCCGCCGCTCTATCGCCGGCATCATCGGTCAATCGGGTGTCGAGGGGGATATTCCCATCTGGCACACCAAGATTCACCGCGTCCGCCCGCTGTTGTGCGACGGCGACGGTCCGGTCCTGCGCTTCCGCGAGTATTTCGAGCAGTTCTACCAGTTCGACGGCGACCCCGCCGCCCGCGTCGCAGCTGAATAG
- a CDS encoding LysR family transcriptional regulator, whose amino-acid sequence MISIWDGIEEYISVVETGSFTAAADQLGASKSFVSKRVSELETRLGVQLLKRTTRQVSMTAIGERFYASCRDMRRSLASASHEAAQMQQTPTGKLKVSLNDTFDVNFISAVIADFACQYPGVGIEVHAGSREVDLIGEDFDVAIRYGDLIDSSLRAARIGYLSFCMCASPAYLAEHGTPKGIADLKNHICLSDLSGHWWFNSTDGAEKVRVNGRWKSNKGAALRVAAVRGLGLAQLPIAFVRSELASGALVAVEDEWSYYDREAWAIFAPGTPVPATLRLLLDFLSSRFARTQLRPWMQTSLAELDVFLAGGSSLEMEKVS is encoded by the coding sequence GTGATTTCTATCTGGGACGGCATCGAAGAGTATATTTCGGTTGTGGAGACGGGCAGTTTCACCGCCGCCGCCGACCAACTGGGCGCCTCCAAGTCCTTCGTCAGCAAGAGGGTCAGCGAGCTGGAGACGCGACTGGGGGTGCAGCTGCTGAAACGCACCACGCGCCAGGTGTCGATGACCGCCATCGGCGAGCGCTTCTACGCCTCGTGTCGGGACATGCGCCGCTCGCTGGCCTCGGCCAGTCACGAGGCGGCGCAGATGCAGCAGACGCCGACCGGCAAGCTGAAGGTGTCGTTGAACGACACCTTTGACGTCAACTTCATCTCGGCGGTCATCGCGGACTTCGCCTGCCAGTATCCCGGCGTGGGCATCGAGGTCCACGCGGGCTCGCGCGAAGTCGATCTGATCGGCGAGGATTTCGATGTCGCGATCCGCTACGGCGACCTGATCGACTCTAGTCTGCGGGCCGCCCGGATCGGCTACCTGTCCTTCTGCATGTGCGCCTCGCCCGCCTATCTGGCCGAGCACGGGACGCCCAAGGGGATCGCCGACCTGAAGAACCACATCTGCCTGTCGGACCTGAGCGGCCACTGGTGGTTCAACTCCACCGACGGCGCCGAGAAGGTGCGGGTCAATGGCCGGTGGAAGAGCAACAAGGGAGCGGCGTTGCGGGTCGCGGCGGTGCGCGGCCTGGGTCTGGCTCAGCTGCCGATCGCCTTCGTGCGCAGCGAACTGGCGTCGGGCGCTCTGGTCGCGGTCGAGGACGAGTGGAGCTATTACGACCGTGAGGCCTGGGCCATTTTCGCGCCGGGCACGCCGGTGCCGGCGACGCTGCGGTTGCTGCTCGACTTTCTTTCCAGCCGCTTCGCCCGCACCCAGCTGCGGCCGTGGATGCAGACCTCGCTGGCCGAGCTGGACGTCTTCCTGGCGGGCGGAAGTTCGCTCGAGATGGAGAAGGTCAGCTGA
- a CDS encoding 6-carboxytetrahydropterin synthase, with protein sequence MGMAMGSEKRAHEPAPIPIQQCSIRIDKEDIKFSAGHFTLFADGARERLHGHNFNVAAIISTRVTAHGMAFDYNIIKRALRALCEELDEYVLIPTLAPSLAVSTVGRSVVIVFGEDEFRLPADDVRLLPIRNTTVEELAAYLLNRLVAQEAWSARWGVTEIALEVSSGPGQSAQCRWRSVGA encoded by the coding sequence ATGGGAATGGCGATGGGATCGGAAAAGCGCGCGCACGAGCCCGCGCCGATTCCGATCCAGCAGTGCTCGATCCGGATCGACAAGGAGGACATCAAGTTCTCCGCCGGCCACTTCACTCTGTTCGCTGATGGCGCGCGGGAACGGCTGCACGGCCATAATTTCAATGTCGCCGCGATCATCTCGACGCGTGTGACGGCGCATGGAATGGCGTTTGATTACAACATCATCAAACGCGCGCTTCGAGCCTTGTGCGAGGAGCTGGACGAGTATGTCCTGATCCCGACGCTGGCGCCCTCGCTGGCCGTCAGCACAGTCGGGCGCAGCGTGGTCATTGTGTTCGGCGAGGACGAGTTCCGTCTGCCCGCCGACGACGTGCGCTTGCTGCCGATCCGCAATACGACCGTCGAGGAACTGGCCGCCTATCTGCTGAACCGGCTGGTGGCGCAGGAGGCCTGGTCGGCGCGCTGGGGCGTGACCGAGATCGCGCTGGAGGTTTCGTCCGGCCCCGGTCAGTCGGCCCAGTGCCGCTGGCGGAGTGTCGGCGCATGA
- a CDS encoding SDR family oxidoreductase encodes MSKRVTVITGASGVLGRAIADAALARGDAVAAIDFGPVERADGDDWMRLGGVDLTDPAAAASAIDAVVQRFGRIDCLLNAVGGFVWQMTDGPLENWERMHRMNLTTVLNACRAALPHLSQSTAGRIVNVGALGALQAGAGMGAYAASKAGVHKLTEALAEETKATALTVNAVLPSIIDTPANRADMADSDFSTWVQPSELAAAMLFLASDAASAVTGALLPVKGRV; translated from the coding sequence ATGAGCAAGCGAGTCACAGTGATCACCGGCGCATCAGGCGTGCTCGGACGGGCCATCGCGGACGCCGCCCTGGCGCGCGGCGACGCGGTGGCCGCCATCGACTTCGGTCCCGTTGAGCGTGCTGACGGCGACGACTGGATGCGCCTCGGCGGCGTCGACCTGACCGATCCCGCCGCCGCCGCGAGCGCCATCGACGCCGTGGTTCAGCGGTTTGGCCGCATCGACTGCCTGCTGAACGCGGTCGGCGGTTTCGTCTGGCAGATGACCGACGGCCCGCTGGAGAACTGGGAGCGGATGCACCGGATGAACCTGACGACGGTGCTGAACGCCTGTCGCGCCGCCCTGCCCCATCTGTCGCAATCGACCGCCGGACGCATCGTCAACGTCGGCGCCCTGGGCGCGCTTCAGGCCGGCGCCGGCATGGGCGCCTATGCCGCTTCAAAGGCCGGCGTGCATAAGCTGACCGAAGCCCTGGCCGAAGAGACCAAGGCGACCGCCCTGACTGTCAACGCCGTCCTGCCCTCCATCATCGACACCCCCGCCAACCGCGCCGACATGGCCGACTCCGACTTCTCGACCTGGGTCCAGCCGAGTGAGCTGGCGGCGGCCATGCTCTTCCTCGCCAGCGACGCCGCCTCGGCGGTGACGGGCGCGCTCCTGCCGGTCAAGGGGCGCGTCTAG